From the genome of Halobacteriovorax marinus SJ:
GACATCTCTTACTCGTGCAAAGATAGAGAAGTCTAGTTACTTTCCACAAGTTACTCTTGGATCAAATTACTATTTAGATAAATCTTATACTGGTCGCGATGAATGGGATGTTAGCGTAAATCTAACAATGAATATTTTTGATTTTGGAAAGACGGCGGCATCATATGATACGCAGAATATTCAAGCTCTTATCGATAAAACTAGATTGCAATACAACCGCTCTAACTCGGATAGAGAGTGGTCTAACTTTGTAAAAGTTTTCAATCATAAGAAGAGTCAACTAGCTTCTCTTAAGAAATCACTTTCTCAAATAAAAGCTTCATACACAGAGCAAGTAAAGGATTTAGACAAGGGTCTAGTGGCCCAAATCGATGTGATTCGCTCTCTAGATGATGTGATTAATTTAGAAAAACTTTATATTAAGGCCGCTCTCGAGCTTAAGTCTCTTTATTACCAATCGAAGGCCTACTTAGGCGAATACCCAAAGAAGTAAGAAGGTAGAAAATGAATATTTCAGAAATCTCAATTAAGAATCCAGTCTTTTCTTGGATGATTATGTTTTCGTTAATTCTCTTTGGGATTCTAGGCTTTAAAGAGCTAGGTATTAATGAAAACCCTGATGTCGATTATCCATCTGTTTCGATTTCATACTCCTATGATGGTGCAACTCCAGAAGTTGTCGAAAAAGATGTTCTAGAGCCGGTTGAGTCTGTTCTCGTTTCTATGCAAGGTGTGAAGGATATGACTTCTACTGCAAATAGGGGATCGGGAAGAATAGAGCTAGAGTTTACACTCGATAAAGACATTGATTTTGCGCTTCAAGAAGTTCAGACACTAATTGGTCGTGCCCAGAGACAGTTACCGGATACTGTTGAGCCTCCTACTGTAACGAAGTCAAATGCAGCGGATGATCCAATTCTCTATCTTGCCATTACATCTGAAACCTTGAACGAACGTGAATTAAATATTCTCTTTAAAGATGGAATTGTCGATAGACTCACTACAATTGAAGGTGTGTCGGAAGTTAGGGCCTTTGGTGCAAGAGATCCGATGATGAGAATTGATGTGGATGCTAAAAAACTTAGAAGTTACCAGCTCACATTAACTGATATTATCGATACTTTGGCCAGGGAGCACGTAGAGCTTCCTGCTGGAAAGTTTGAGGATATCAATAAAGAAGAAAGTTTAAGAGTTCTTGGTGAAGGTAAGACTGTAGAAGACTTCAGAGAAATGATTATCAGTAAGAGGGGTGGAAGGGCCAACTATGTGCCAATCAAACTTTCAGATGTTGCCTATATTCACAAAGGTGTAGAAAATAGAACAAGAATCTCAAGAGTTGATGGAATACCTTCTCTTTCAATGCCAATCTACAAGCAGCGTGGAGCTAACGCAGTTGATGTTGCAGATAGAGTAAAGGTAAGAGTTGATGAAATTAGTGCTTCTCTTCCTGAAGGAACAAATCTTTCTGTAAACTTTGATAGAACGCAATTTGTTAGACTCTCTATTGATGAGCTTATTCAAAACTTAATTATTTCGGCCCTACTAACATCATTTGTATGTTGGATCTTCTTAAATTCGATTTCTGCAACAATTAATATTCTATTAGCAATTCCGACTGCCATTATTGGAACTTTCGCTTTTATGCATCTCTTTGGTTTCACTCTCAATACATTTTCATTCTTAGGACTGACCTTGGCGATTGGGATTGTGGTTGATGATGCGATTGTGATGCTCGAAAATATTGTTCGTTATGCAAAGATGGGCAATGATAAAGTTCAGGCTTCTTTTAAGGGGAGTAGGGAGATAACATTTGCTGTTCTTGCTACGACTGCAGTTCTTATCGCAATCTTTGCTCCAATATCACTAATGCCAGGTATTGAGGGACGTTTCTTTAGAGAATTTGCTCTCACTTTATGTGTGGCGGTAGCGCTCTCTTCACTAGAGGCGCTTACTCTTGCTCCGATGAGATGTTCACAATTTTTAAATGTGACTTCAAAAGGTATTTTTATCCACCACTGGGTTGATAAGATGGTGGAGTTTACCAGAGATCTTTATGCGAAGCTTTTAAAGAGTGCCCTAAAACATAAAATTCTCGTTCTAGGTGGTTCGGTACTAATCTTTGGACTATCACTTCTTTCTTTAAATCATATTAATAAGGAATTTGCTCCTGAAGCTGATAGAAGTTTTATGTTTGTAATCTTTATCGCTCCTGATGGTAAGAGTCTTGATTATACTAATGAAAAAGTTAAGCAGTATGAAAAGATCGTACAAGCAAATGAGAATGTTCAAAGAGTTATTGTCTCTGTTGGTGGTGGTCGCGGTGTCTCTACTGGTAATAGAGGATTTGGTGTTGTAATTTTAAAAGATCGTAGCGAGCGTAAGAAGAGTCAATTTGAAGTTGCGGCAGATCTTAGAAAAGAGCTGAAGCAAATTGAAGGGATTCATATCATCGTTAGAGACCGTATGGGATCTGCTATTAGTGGTCGAAGAGGAAGTCCTGTTGAATTTACAATTACAGGTCCAGACTTAGCCGTTCAAAGAGAATTATTTGAAAAATTTAGAAAAGAGATGAGTGATTCAGGCCTTATGGTTGGAATTCGTTCCGATGATACAGGAGAGTTACCAGAGGTTCATATTACACCTGATCGCCTTAAGGCCCAGGAGCGAGGAGTTGAAATTAACACTATCGCTCAAACTCTGAATATCGGTGTTGGTGGTGTAACAGGTGGCAAGTATACAGAGGGCGGTAGACGTTATGATATCTTTGTTCAATTACAAGAAAAGGATAGATTGCCAGACACTATCTCTTCACTGCTTCTACAAAATAATAGAGGAGAGTTTGTAACGTTAACGGATGTTGTCGATATTAATCCTGCTTTTGGACCACAGAGTATTTATAGAGAAAATAGAACTCGTGGTGTTCGTGTGGATGCAAACTTAAGTAATAATGTGACTCAGAGTGAGGCCTTTGACTTTATAAAGAAAATTGCTCCAAATATCTTACCTGAGAAATATAGTATCAACTTCTCAAAAGATTTAAATGAGTCACTTATAAATATTGTTCTTATTATGATCTTAGGTCTTGTTATCGCTTATATGGTTTTAGGGAGTCAGTTCAATTCATTTGCTGATCCATTAACTGTATTTCTAGCTGTTCCATTTGGATTAACCGGTTCTTTCTTAGCTCTCTTAGCAACAGGTCAAACTCTTAATATCTACTCGATGATTGGTATTCTCCTTACAATGGGAATTGTAAAGAAGACCTCGATTCTCATCGTAGAATTTTCTAATCAACTTAGAGATGAAGGGAAGACTTTAGAAGAAGCGGTTATTGAAGCCTGTACGACGAGATTTAGACCAATTATCATGACGACTTTTACTACTCTTGCCTCAGCTGTTCCGGCGGCAGTTATGACAGGTGCAGGTTCAGAGACAAGAATGCCAATGGCCTTAGTTATTTTAGGTGGTGTGTCTCTTGCTACAATATTTACATTATTTGTTGTGCCTAGTTTTTATACTTTAATTGCTAGACCTAGAAGAAAAATTCTAAGAGAAGAGTAAATGGCAAAGTATTCTAAAGATGAAAACAGATTAAAAGAATTGAGTGAATTGCAATTTGATGTCACTCAAAGAGATGCAACAGAGAGGGCCTTCACTGGCGAGTATTGGGATACTAAAGATGAGGGTCTCTATGTTGATATTGTCTCAGGAGAACCTCTATTTACATCAATGGATAAATTCGACTCAGGATGTGGTTGGCCAAGTTTTACTAGGCCAATCGAACAAGACTCTTTAACTGAGCATGAAGATTACAATCTTTCAATGAGAAGAGTGGAGGTGAGGTCCAAGCATGCCGACTCTCACTTAGGTCACGTTTTTCCTGATGGTCCAGCACCTACTGGACTTAGGTATTGCATTAACTCTGCAAGCTTAAGATTTATTCCAGTTTCAAATCTAGAAGAAGAGGGATATGGAGATTACATCCCTCTGTTTAAAAAAGATTAAGACTTTCCTTGCATTTCAATTGTTCTAATTGGAAACGGTATTGTAATAGCATTTTCGTCGTAATGCTTCTTGATACTTAAGATAGCCTGGTGTCTAGAGTTAAAGAAATTGTAATTCTTTGTAAAGTGAATCCATACTTTTGCACAAAGATTAATCGAACTATCACCAAACTCTTCAAAGTGAACTTCCACCTCTGAAGTTTCAACTCGTCCGTCGATTTCTTCTAGGGCCTTCTTAGTCACTTCTGTAACCAGCTCTAGGTCGTCGGAATAGGAGACCCCGACTTTAATGTCTAATCTTCTAGTTGGTGTTGTACTGTAATTAATGAAGGGCTTAGTAAACATATCCTTATTTGGAATAAGTACTTCAAGACCTTGAAAAGTCATAATACTGGTCGTTCTAAGTGAGATTTTTTTGACCTCTCCTAAGTAACTATCAATTTCAACAATATCCCCAACTTGATAAGGCTCCTTAAAGGCAATGAAAATACCTGAAACAAAATTAGATGCAATTTCTTGAAAGGCAAAACCAAGTGCTAAACCAATAACTCCAGCACCTGCTAGTAGGGATGTAACAGTCTTTTCTAGGTGTAGTACTTCTAAAGAGATAAAGACACCTACGAGAAGAATTGTAAGGTAGATACTAGTTCCGATTAAATCTACTACAGTTCTACTTTTAAAAAATCTTCTAAGTAGTGGTGTTGAAATCTTTTTCACAAGATGAGAAAGAAGGATAAATAGAAGAATAACGCTAAAGGCGACAATGATATTGGGGAGAATCTTAAGCAGTGAACCAATCCAGCTCACTACCTTCTCTTGTAAAATGGAATAAATATTTTCAGTATTTATTTTCTTCAAATGATACTCCTTTAAAAAGCTAGTGATGTGGCTAAATAAAGTTCACCAACATTGCTCTTGAATTTTAGTTTGTGTGCATATCTGACACCGAAGTTAATCGGAAGTTTTCTTAAAAATACAGACTCAAATTCAAGCTCAAGCCCTGTACTATTAAAAGTTGTATTTAGTGAATTTGACTCAATCTTAGTGCTGTCAAAGAAAGTGTTAACTGTAAGTCTTCTTAGATAGTACAGCCCCCAGATATCAAAGTCTGGAGTCGCCAGAGGGAATGCGTAATTTGCTGTAATCTTCTGGTAGTGTGGAACACTCTCGTACTCGTACCCTCTAGAGAATACATTCTCCGTTGGATTCATTAACATTGGAAGAAAGCGATAAGAGTTAATATCGTTTCTTTGTTTTTCTTCGCTGAAAGTAAATCTAAATGCATCATGCTTAAATAAGCCTGGTATTTGAATTTTTCCGTATTGATAGAGTTTATATGAAGAATCTCTTTTCTCATTATTCCCTTTTGCATTCTCGTACTTGGCAAAGTATGAAATAGCCCAAGGTGACATTATTGATCGTGCTGTAAGATCTTTTGAAAGGTTGAAGTAGAATTCAGCATAAGTATTTAAAAAATATCTATTATCGTATGTTGGTCTTGTCGAGATTGCTTCGTAGTCTCTTGTGTCAACATATCTTCCCCCAACAGTAACGGCGCTGATTAGATTGTAGAGATTTTTCTTGTGGAAATAGGGAAGGGTCATTGATGAGCCTACTTGTTTTTCTTTCCACGTAAGAGTTTGTTCACTATTAAAGAAGTCCACTTCTCTATTTCTAATCTCTCCTGAAATATTGAAGATAGGATAATACTTTTTGAAACTGATATTAAATAGTGAATAATTTTGATCTTCACTTCCGTCTTTTCCAACTTGAGCGAAGATTCCTAATGTTCTTAGATAATTATCTGTAGTAAGTGATAGGCCAAATCCATTTCCTGCAAAGAAGCTCCATGAGTGTGGTACGATAACTCCTTTGTCTAGGTCTCCGTACTCGTGCTTCTCATAATGCTTTGTTGGATTTGTTCTAAGCTTCGCTTGATCTTCTATAGGTCTAAGAGTGAATTTATTATAACTGTCTGATGGGTTGTCACCTAAGTATTTAAAGTTAACTAAGTTGGAAACATTAAAATTCTGACATTTTTCAAGTGGTGTAACACTAATATGTGATCCATAGGCATCTTCACTACTATAGTATAGATTTTTTCTATCAGCGAAGGGAGAAGTAGCATTAATATCTACATTACTACATTTTTGAAGATTTCCTTTATCTGTAAATTTAAAAATATTTGTTACTCCGTGATATTGAGCTTCAAAGTAAGTATTTTTATTTTCATCTACAAAAACTGAACTAATATTATTTCGAGATTTCGCAAGAATGGTTTTTTTGGTTCTCTTTTCAAGATTTACTTTGGCTAAGAATTTATAACCAGCAGGATCGGCAAGAATAGCGATAACCTCATTTGAATTTATAGGGTACGCTTCAACAATTGTTTCAACTCCAAACCCCATTGAGGATATCTTTTCCCCATTTAAGTTAAAAGTTGAGAGTGTCCATTTTAAATCTTCATTGAACTCTGTAGCATAAAGACTTTTTCCATCTAATGAGAATCTTGGGTTATAGAGTCTTAGGCCAGATGTGATTTTTGTTTTTTCTCCATTCTCTAAATTGATAAGAATGAGATCAGAACTTCCCTTGTGACCGAATCTAGCGTGAGGAAGAAATTGTGAGTAAATAGCGTAATTATTTCTTATGTTTATTTTACTCATTCCTTTTGTAAAAGGGATTTCTGCTACTTTTACCTTATTGCCGTTCTCTTTCTTATAAAGAGTCCAGAAAGAGTCTAATGTATAATTTAGATAGTATGTTTTATTGCCGATTTTAAATGGAGAGAGATTATCTCTGTAGTCTACTTTGGCGAGAGGTTTCTCCTTAATATCCTTTTTCCACGATGCTCTTAATTCGTTCATAGTTTCATCATAGAAGTCGTAGAAAGATTGACCTGAAACTTCTTTAAAGGCGGTGTAGAGTTTATAAGGGTGTGGAAAGTGAACAATCTTATCTGTCACTTTCTTCCAGAAATCATCTCCAAACTTTCTTGTTGCATTTGAGACGAGCACAAACCCAAATGGATAGTGATTTGGAAGGAGAGTATTGTAAGAGCCATTTATTAATTCATCATAAGTTGGTATTTGGTCACTTGTGAGCATAGCCTTTAGTCTGGAAAGAAAGTGTGGAGACCTCCCACGACCAGCATCTGTATATTTAGTTTCTGACCAAACAGCGTCTCCCTCTAGGTACCATGGTTCAACGCCTGAGAATACACCAATTTGGTGGCCAACATCTCCAAGGATCCAAGAGAGAAATTTTATTGTACTTCTTCTTAGGTTATCAAATTGTTGAACATGCCTATATTCATGGATAGAGAGAGTTTGATACCACTCTGAAGACCCCAGTCTCGTAGAGAATTGAGAGGCACTAAACCATTCACTTCTTCTAGGTGCAAGAGATACAAATCCATTTGGTTGGGCGACCTCGGTACGAATAATTATAGGAACTTTCTTAGGGTCTTTTATACCATAAGTAAGACCGACATCTTTAGAGTAGTATTCAATTAGGTTTGCGATATACTCAGAGTCATTGCCAAGAGACTTTGGATAAATAAGTCTCACATGATCATTTTCAATCATTTCCCAGTCTAGAGAACTTGAGCTTTGAGAGTAGTCTTGCTCTAGAAATAGTTGAGCATTAGTACTTAGTGATAATAGGAAAAGAAAAAATAAGAGTTTCTTCATTGTTAGCTTTAACCTTAGTAAGAGTTTAAATTTGTA
Proteins encoded in this window:
- a CDS encoding efflux RND transporter permease subunit; this translates as MNISEISIKNPVFSWMIMFSLILFGILGFKELGINENPDVDYPSVSISYSYDGATPEVVEKDVLEPVESVLVSMQGVKDMTSTANRGSGRIELEFTLDKDIDFALQEVQTLIGRAQRQLPDTVEPPTVTKSNAADDPILYLAITSETLNERELNILFKDGIVDRLTTIEGVSEVRAFGARDPMMRIDVDAKKLRSYQLTLTDIIDTLAREHVELPAGKFEDINKEESLRVLGEGKTVEDFREMIISKRGGRANYVPIKLSDVAYIHKGVENRTRISRVDGIPSLSMPIYKQRGANAVDVADRVKVRVDEISASLPEGTNLSVNFDRTQFVRLSIDELIQNLIISALLTSFVCWIFLNSISATINILLAIPTAIIGTFAFMHLFGFTLNTFSFLGLTLAIGIVVDDAIVMLENIVRYAKMGNDKVQASFKGSREITFAVLATTAVLIAIFAPISLMPGIEGRFFREFALTLCVAVALSSLEALTLAPMRCSQFLNVTSKGIFIHHWVDKMVEFTRDLYAKLLKSALKHKILVLGGSVLIFGLSLLSLNHINKEFAPEADRSFMFVIFIAPDGKSLDYTNEKVKQYEKIVQANENVQRVIVSVGGGRGVSTGNRGFGVVILKDRSERKKSQFEVAADLRKELKQIEGIHIIVRDRMGSAISGRRGSPVEFTITGPDLAVQRELFEKFRKEMSDSGLMVGIRSDDTGELPEVHITPDRLKAQERGVEINTIAQTLNIGVGGVTGGKYTEGGRRYDIFVQLQEKDRLPDTISSLLLQNNRGEFVTLTDVVDINPAFGPQSIYRENRTRGVRVDANLSNNVTQSEAFDFIKKIAPNILPEKYSINFSKDLNESLINIVLIMILGLVIAYMVLGSQFNSFADPLTVFLAVPFGLTGSFLALLATGQTLNIYSMIGILLTMGIVKKTSILIVEFSNQLRDEGKTLEEAVIEACTTRFRPIIMTTFTTLASAVPAAVMTGAGSETRMPMALVILGGVSLATIFTLFVVPSFYTLIARPRRKILREE
- a CDS encoding mechanosensitive ion channel family protein, producing MKKINTENIYSILQEKVVSWIGSLLKILPNIIVAFSVILLFILLSHLVKKISTPLLRRFFKSRTVVDLIGTSIYLTILLVGVFISLEVLHLEKTVTSLLAGAGVIGLALGFAFQEIASNFVSGIFIAFKEPYQVGDIVEIDSYLGEVKKISLRTTSIMTFQGLEVLIPNKDMFTKPFINYSTTPTRRLDIKVGVSYSDDLELVTEVTKKALEEIDGRVETSEVEVHFEEFGDSSINLCAKVWIHFTKNYNFFNSRHQAILSIKKHYDENAITIPFPIRTIEMQGKS